One genomic window of Prochlorococcus marinus str. NATL2A includes the following:
- a CDS encoding class II fumarate hydratase: MSNMKRLEKDSLGSIDVPNDALWGAQTQRSILNFAIGNEVIPLEIIFAIAQIKASAAHVNNHLGLITTETAQFITEASLEIIEGKHNDQFPVRVWQTGSGTQTNMNVNEVISNIASKRSNNTLGSHKPIHPNDHVNCSQSTNDVFPAAIQIATIVTLKDTLIPELTKLIDVFHQKSKEWKDIIKIGRTHLQDAVPLTLGQEVSAWASQLETALKRIEINIEELYPLPLGGTAIGTGINTPKDFDNLIALEIAKQTNLPFKTAANKFAIMASHDGLVNIMSQIKLLAVTFLKIVNDLRLLSCGPRAGLSELQLPANEPGSSIMPGKINPTQCEAMAMVCTQIIGMDTSVSIAGSGGHLQMNVYKPLIGYNIITSINLIQNACKSCRENMIEGIQPNKEKIKQFLDNSLMLVTALSPSIGYEKASKIAQLAHEKNLSLRQASSQLNYLDQEEFDKLMSPKSMIGSD; this comes from the coding sequence AATGAGGTCATACCACTCGAGATTATTTTTGCAATTGCCCAAATAAAAGCCTCTGCTGCTCATGTAAACAATCATCTAGGTTTAATAACTACAGAAACTGCTCAATTTATTACCGAAGCAAGTTTAGAAATTATTGAAGGAAAACATAATGATCAATTCCCAGTGAGAGTTTGGCAAACAGGCAGTGGTACTCAAACAAATATGAACGTCAATGAGGTGATCAGCAATATAGCTTCAAAACGTTCAAATAATACGTTAGGTAGTCATAAGCCAATACATCCCAATGATCATGTCAATTGCTCTCAATCAACAAACGATGTTTTTCCAGCTGCAATCCAAATAGCCACAATAGTCACCTTAAAAGACACATTAATACCTGAATTAACCAAACTCATTGATGTATTCCATCAAAAAAGTAAAGAATGGAAAGATATTATAAAAATAGGACGTACCCATCTTCAAGATGCAGTACCTCTAACTCTTGGACAAGAAGTCTCTGCTTGGGCTTCTCAATTAGAGACTGCTTTAAAACGCATTGAAATCAACATCGAGGAACTTTATCCGCTTCCACTTGGAGGAACCGCTATTGGTACAGGGATTAATACTCCTAAGGATTTCGATAATTTAATCGCTCTTGAAATAGCCAAACAAACAAATTTACCTTTTAAAACTGCAGCTAATAAATTTGCCATCATGGCTAGTCATGATGGTCTTGTAAATATAATGTCTCAAATAAAATTACTAGCCGTCACTTTTCTCAAAATTGTTAATGATCTTCGACTTTTATCTTGTGGACCAAGAGCTGGATTATCAGAACTACAGCTTCCAGCCAATGAACCTGGTAGCTCAATAATGCCAGGGAAAATTAATCCTACTCAATGCGAAGCCATGGCAATGGTGTGTACGCAAATAATTGGCATGGACACCTCAGTATCGATCGCAGGAAGTGGAGGACATCTACAAATGAATGTCTATAAACCACTGATTGGCTACAACATTATAACAAGTATCAACCTTATTCAAAATGCCTGTAAGAGTTGCAGAGAGAATATGATTGAAGGTATTCAACCTAATAAAGAAAAAATCAAACAATTTCTAGACAATTCTTTGATGTTGGTAACCGCCTTATCTCCATCAATAGGATACGAAAAAGCAAGTAAAATTGCTCAACTAGCCCATGAAAAGAATCTAAGTCTAAGACAAGCTTCCAGTCAATTAAATTATCTTGATCAAGAAGAATTTGATAAACTCATGAGTCCAAAATCAATGATTGGAAGTGATTGA